Genomic DNA from bacterium:
AATGCCCGTGGCCATGACAAAAGCGAACCAGGCCGGGTCGAGGTCCTCGACGGCCGCGGCGATCAGCGGACTATGCGGGGGAGCATCCGATACTCGAGTGTTTCGATCTTCGCATCGTCCCAAAGGACGGCGGCCGCCGCGCCCCCAAACGCTGGCCCGAGCAGGTTCTCCGGCGCGCCCCGCGTAACCCCGCGATTGTGGACCGGACCGCCGCCGTGCTGGCGCGCATCGATTCGCTTCGCGAGATCCTGGTCGAGGATCTCGCGGCGGTCGTCCGCATTCCGACTGTGGTCGGCCACGAAGGACCCGGCCAGGCGTGGATCGCCGAACGGTATCGTGCCCTCCGGCTCGAGACGCACGCCGTCCCGGTCGATTTCGAGGCTGTGCGGCGCCACCGCGCCTACTGCGGCTGGAGGGCGGGGGCGGCGGCGTACGAGAACCGGCCCAACGTCGTCGGCGTGCTGGAGGGCGATTCGGGCGCGCGCAGTCTCATCTTGAACGGCCACATGGACGTCGTCTCCGCCGAGCCGGAGTCCGCGTGGACCTACGGCCCCTGGACTCCGGCGGTCGTCGACGGCCGGATGTACGGCCGCGGCGCGAACGACATGAAGGCGGGCCTCGTCAGCAACTACGTCGCTCTGCGGGCGATCTTGGAATCAGGTCTGCGGCCGCGCGGCACGGTGCAGTTGCACTCCACGATCGAGGAAGAGGCGGGCGGCGGCGGCGGGGCGCTCGCCCTGCTCCTCGCCGGCTACACGGCGGACGGCTTCATCGCGACGGAACCCTGCCGGCACGGCATCCGGATCGGCAACGGCGGGATCATGTACTTCCGCGTGCGCGTGGAAGGCAAAACGGCGCACGCCGGCAACGCCCATCTCGGCGTCAACGCGGCGCTCAAGGCGGCACCGATCCTCCTCGCCCTCGGCCGGCTCGATGAAGCGCGCGCGAAGCGGCATGAGGGGTCACCGTTTGCCGAAGGCTCCCGCGGCCGCGCGTGCCACCTGAGCGTCGGGTCCGTCCGTTCCGGCGACTGGCCGTCCACCGTCGCCGGATGGGCGGAGATCGAAGCGCGCGTCGGCTACCTGCCGGGCGAGACGCGCGAGGGAGTGCGGGCCGAGGTTGAGACCGCGTGCCGGCAGGCCGTTGAGCACGATCCGTGGATGCGCGACCACCCGCCGGCGATCGAATGGTTCGGGTGGGACGCCGAGCCGTGGCAGGAAGACCCGCGCCAGCCGTTCATCACGACACTGCAGGAAGCCGGCACCGAGGTTCTCGGCCGCCCGATCGAGACCTTCAGCCGGACGTCAGGCGTCGACTCACGCTTCCCCCACTACTTCGGTTTCCCGGGCGTGTGTTGGGGCCACCGCGGCGACAACAACCACGCCGTCGACGAGTGGACCGACCTCGAGAGCGTCGTACAGTCGACGAAAGTGATCGCGCTGATGATCATGAAATGGTGCGGAGTCGTTCCGGCCTAGCGCTGCGCGCGGTCGAGGGGAATTGGTGGGCCGCGTAGGACTCGAACCTACAACCTTGGGATTAAGAGTCCCCTGCACTGCCAGTTGTGCTAGCGGCCCCCGCGACATTCTAGCGTGTTTGACGGCGGCGGACAAGCGGAGCGCGCCGGGTTTCGATTACAATGGTCGCAGGACGCGAAGGCCGAACGCGGGCGTGGCGGAACCTGGCAGACGCACCAGGCTTAGGACCTGGTGGGCCGCAAGGCTCGTGGGGGTTCAAATCCCTCCGCCCGCACCACCCAGACACGGCGCGCGCAGCTCCAGGGCCGGCGGCGATTCGCCGCGGGGGTCACCTACCGGTACTCCAGCGCGTCGCGGTCCCAACGTCCCAGATTCGCGGCGGCCTCGTACGTGCTCTGTAGAAAGTCGAGCACCATCGTACGCGGATCGGGCGCCGACCGCACTTCATCGTACGGCAGAAGAAAATTGTTGAACTCTGCGCTGTAGTACGCCGGCGCCGGGATGCGGGCGTCTCGGAAGCCCTCGGGCTCAGGCGCGGCGTACGAGTAAAACGCGGGCGCGGTGAGGCTCCCGCTGCCCGGCCACCAACCGGCGCTGCTGACCTCGTGCGAATAGCCCTCGCGCGTGACCTTGTCCGCGGTTGCGGGCAACGTCGTATTGCGCCGGCCGCTGAACCGCGTGGCGGCGAGATCGAAGCCTCCCCAGAACACGTGCACGGGACTCGCCTTGCCGATGAACCGCCCTCGGAACCGCTTGAGGATTTCGTCGGCGCCGAGCATGATCCGCCAGCACCGGTGCGCGTATTCAGGGTCGTAGGACGCGTGCACGGTGTCCTTTTCGAACGGGATCGGATTGGGGTACTCCTGCGGCTTCGTCGAGATCCGCACGCCGATCTCAAGCCGCCGCAGCGCCGCCATGACCTCCCGGTAAAAATCCGCGACCGGCACCGGACGCAGCGCGATCGTCTCGGTCCGCCCTCCGCTCGTCTGGAACACGAGCCGGTGATCGAAGAAGTCGAATGTCGCGTCGAACGTCCCGCCCGTATAGGGAATCGGCGTGGTGGTGAGGCCGCGGGAGGTCAGGTACAGGGCGACCTCCCACCAGTGGTTCACGCGCGGTGTAAGCTCGAGGCGCACCTTCCCGACGATTTGGGTCCACATATGGAGCGTGTCGTACGTGCCCTGCCACGCGGCGAGCGGAAGCGCCGGCCACGCCTCGTTTGTCATCACACCCTCCCGCAGAGCGCTCCTCCCCGATTCTTGTCCCCCGCTAGGGCCGCCGGCCGAGCAGCACCGCGAGCGCCGGGAGCGACAGGGCGACGGTCAGGACGAGAATCGCGACAAACGACGGCGTTCCCACGTCGGCCGCGCGGCGGTCGAGGATCTCCAGGACCATCAGGCGGAGCCCGTCGAGCGCGTGGTACACGACCGCTGCCACGAGGCCGGTTTCCATCGGCAGGAGGTACGGCATCGCGTAGGCCGCGACCGTGCGGTCGTACAGCGCGGGCGCCAGCGGGAACAGCGCCACGTCGATGATATGCAGCAGCAAAAACACGAGAATGCCGACGCCCGCCGTCCGGTTGAGCGCGAAGGCCCACTGTCCGGCATAGCTCCACCGGCCGAACGGTTCGCGCCGGAAAAAGCGCCACGCCAGCGCGAGGGCCGCGGCCGCGATTGCGGCGTAGGTCGCCGTGGCCACGGCGACCAGCCCGGCGATCAGCGCGGCGGGAATCCAGGCCGCGGACGAGAGCGGTCCCGGGGCCCGGTCCGCCGGCGCGCCCGCCACCACCGCTGCCGTACCGAGCGCGAGGAAGACGACCGCCGCGGAGCCGGACGCGATGGCAACCGCGCTGCGGACCGCCCGCCCTCGAACCACCTCCCGCAGCATCCCCTGCACTCCGACGATGCCGTGCGTGAGCGCGAGCGCGAGCAGCATCCAGTCGAAGAGCCGCCACGCCGCGGACGGCGACCAGCGGGCGGCGACGAAGACGGCGGTCGTCGCGGACGGCGCCGAAGCATAATGCGTGACAAACAGGTGGATGAGGACCAGCGCGACCATGAGGAGGCCGGTCACCCGCAGGTAATACCAGGCGAACGATTGCCCGGCGGCGGTGGATCGCTCCGCAATCTCCGGCGCGGGCCTAACGATGGACGGCGCCCTTTCGCAGCAGCTGAATGGAGAGCAGCGGGTTTACGCCGACCGGACAGGCCGTCACGCAGTTGCCCACGCTGTGGCACCCGTACGCCCCGCCGTCCTCGGAGATCCGGCGGAGGCGCTCGGCTCCGGCCGCGTCGCGCGCATCCGCGGCGATCGCGTACGCGCGGTTGAGCGCGGCGGGTCCGAGAAACTCTGGCACGATGCCGACCACGGGACACGCGGAATAGCACGCGCCGCAGGAGATGCAGTCGATCTGTCGGTCGATCACACCGCGCACCGGATCGCCCGGGGGGACCACCGCGGGCTCCGGCGCCGGTCCGCCGAGCGGGCCGGACCCGCCGACGTAGAAGGGATCGACCGCCCGGTACTTGTCGAAGAACGGGGCGAGATCGACGAGCAGATCGCGGACGACCGGCAGCGAGCGCAGCGGCTCGACGGTGACCGGCGCGCGCAGGTCCGCGAGGCGCCGCTGGCACGCCAGGTTCTCGCGCCCGTTGATCACCATCGCGCAGGATCCGCACATCCCGGCGCGGCACGAATAGCGGAACGCGAGCGTGGGATCGCGGGATTCAAGAATCCAAAAGAGCGCGTCGAGCACGCTCATCATGGGACGCGCCTCGACCGCGTAGGTCTGCCAGCGGGGCCTCCGGCCGTCGGCCGGATCGAAACGCCGGACCCGGACGATCACGGCGGAGCCGTCCGCGCCATGAGATCCTCCGGCCGAAGCCGCGACAACCGCACCGACTCGGTCCAGGGCTCCCGCCCGATCGCCTGGTGGATATTGACCAGCCACTGCGCGTCGTCCCGCTCGGGAAAGTCGCGTCGGGCGTGCGAGCCGCGGCTTTCGCGGCGGTACAGCGCGGCCGTCGCAGTGAGCCGCGCGGCCAGCAGCAGGTTGCCGACGTCGAGCACCTGTTGCCAGGCGAGGTTCGCGCGAACGCCGGCCGGTGCGCCGGCGCGCCCCAGCCGTGCTTCCAGCGCCTCGATCGTGTCGAGAACGCGCCGCAGCCCGGTCTCGTCGCGGACGAGGCCGGCGCCGAGCCACATCGCCCCTTGAAGCTCGTCACGGATCGCGAAGGCGCTCTCCCCGCCGTCGCGGCCGAGCGGCGCCGTCGCCCCGCGGAACGCGTCCTCCGCCTCCCGCTCGTCCGGAGCGACGGCGGCCCCCTCGCCCGCCAGCCGGGCGGCCGCGAGCCCGGCGCGTGTCCCGAAGACGCAGGACTCCGCGACGCCGTTGCCGCCCAGGCGATTGGCCCCGTGCACCCCGCCGGCGTCTTCTCCGGCGACGAGGAGCCCCGGCAACGCGGTGCCGCATTCGGGATCGATGCGCACCCCGCCCATGTGAAAGTGCGCGGTCGGCGTGACCTCCACGGGCCGCCGCGCGAGGTCGTAGCCGACCTCGGCGCAGCGCCGCGCCATCCCCGGGAAGTTTCGCAGCACGAACTCCGCGCCGAGGTGCGACGCGTCGAGGAGCACTCCGCCGGCGGGGGTTCCGCGGCCCGCCATGATCTCGAGGTAGCTTGCGCGCGCCACGACGTCGCGCGTCGCGCGTTCCATGCGCTCGGCATCGTAGCGGACCATGAACCGCTCGCCCCGCGCGTTGAGAAGATGCGCGCCGGCGCCGCGCAGCCCCTCCTCCAGCACCATCCCGGACAGCCGCGATGCCCCCGCAAGCAGCCCCGTCGGGTGAAACTGCATCATCTCCATGTCGACGAGATCGCACCCGGCGCGGTACGCCATCGCGTAGCCGTCTCCGGTCTTCTCGAGCGATGGGGCCGAGAACGTGTACATGCGCGGACCGCCGCCGGCGGCGAGGATCACGACCCGGGCGTGGGCCAGGACGAACTCGCCGGTCGCGTGGCGCAGAAGCAGCGCGCCGGCGATACGGCTCCCCGCCCGGTCGTGGAGCAGCGCGACCGCGCGGGTCTCGTCGAGCAGGCGAATGTCGCGCGCGAACAACTGGTCGTGGAGCCGCGAGACGATCTCGATGCCGGTCAGGTCGCCGCGGTGCACCGTGCGGTCGAACGACTGGCCGGCGAACGCTTTCTGGTGGATGCGGCCGTCCTCGCGGCGATCGAAGAAGACGCCGATCTTGGTCTCGAGGCGGCGGACGATCTCCGGCGCTTCGGAAACAAGCGCCCACGCGAGGTCCTGGTCGTTCAGAAACTGGCCGCCGAGGATCGTGTCGCGGAAGTGGAGCTCGGGCGAGTCGCGCGGATCGAGCGCGACGTTGAACCCGCCCTGGACGAGGCGCGTGCAACCGCTCTTCCCGACGAGTCCCTTGCTGGCGACCACAACCCGCAGCCTCGGAGCGGCGTCGTACGCATGCAGCGCCGCCATCAAGCCCGCGCCGCCGCTGCCGAGGATCAGAATGTCACACGGCAGGGTCTCCCACGACGCGGCGGTCACGGAGCCAGGCCCAGCTTGGCGTAGATCTCAGCCAGCCGCTGCTGGGCGGTCCGGGCAACGTCCCGATAGAGGCTCGCGCCCTCGGCGTCCATCGCCACCGTGAGGGGCCCGAATGCGCGCACGCGGAACTCCCACAGGCACTCCGGCATGAGGTCTTCCCAGTAGACGTGCTCGATCGCTTCCACCTGCTCGGTCTCGACCGACGCGGCGCCGCCGACGATCGCGAAGTACGCGCCGCCGTATTCGCGGAAGGCGGCGCTGCTGTCCTCGGCCAGCCCGCCCTTGCCGATGATTCCGCGAATCCCGTAGTCGCGCATCAGCCCGCGCGTGAAACGATCCATCCGGGCGCTGGTGGTCGTCCCGACGGTCATGGGTTCGTAGCCGCTCGGCGCCGTCGCGGAGCGGCGGACGTTCGGCGCGACGTGCAGCAGCACGCCGCCGCGCAAGTCCGCGGGCGGCGGCTGGCCGTGGTCGAAGATGCGGATCAGGGTGGCGTCGCGGATCCCCCAGATGATGCCGTCGAGCGTGACGGCGTCGCCCGTCCGGAGCCGGCGGACGACGTCTTCGGTGAGCGGAGTCCGGAGGCGGTGCTCCATCGCGGACGCGGTCAGTACCCGATCTCGACGCGGCCGTCCGGGTAGACCCGGGCGCGCCGGCGTTCCCCCCGCCAGCACTGCATATTCACCGCGACGGGGTTGAGCGTGATGTGCGTCCAGGCCGCTTCGATGTGGACGTCCAATACCGTCGTGTCGCCGCCGAGCCCCATCGGGCCGATCCCGGTGCTGTTGATCGCGTCGCGCAGCTCGGCCTCGAGCGCCGCGATTTTCGGATCGGAGTGCCGCTCGCCGACAGGCCGGAGCGTCGCTTTCTTGGCGAGCGTCATGCAGAGATCGGACGAGCCTCCGATGCCCACGCCGACGATCGTCGGCGGGCACGGCCGCCCCCCCGCGGCGACGCACGTCTCGAGGACGAACTTCTTAATGCCGGCCTCCCCGTCCGCGGGCAGCAGCATTTTAAGGAAGGACATACTCTCCGAACCGGAGCCCTTCGGCATCATGACGATGTCGATGTGGTCGATCGCGCTCGAGAACTCGATGTGGAACACCGGCACCCCGTCGCCGCTGCTGGTCTGCCGGTTTTGTCGCGCGATCGGCGAGACAATGCTGGACCGCAGCGGCGTCTCGCGCGTCGCCCGCTCGACTCCACGCCGCAGGGCGTCCAGCATGGCGGCCCCGTCGATCGCGATGCCGCGTCCGATGGTGATCCAGAAGATCGGGATGCCGGTGTCCTGGCAGACCAGCGTGTGTTTCCGGTCCGAGACGTCCATCGCGCGCAGCATCGTCGTCAACATGCCGCGCGCGCCCGGCTGCGTCTCCCGCGCCGCGGCATCGCGCAGCGCCTGCCGCACGTCGGGCGGGATGTCTATCTGGGACTCAACGTACAGGCGGCGCCCCAGGTCTTCAAAAAGGGCGTCGGCGTTCGTCAGCGCGGCCGCAGATTCCATGTGCGGCGGGTTCTGCCGCCGGGAAGCGCGCTCCTGCCCCCGCGCGGCCGCCGCGTCCCCGGCGGCCGCGTCAGTGCCCGCCGAAAAACGACGGCAGCGGCATGTCGCGCATCGTGCGCAGACCGGGCGGCGCCGTCCGGATCTTCGGGATGGTGTTGACAACGATCGATGCGGTCACGACGTCTCCGTGAAATCCCCCTTGAACCCTCGAGGTAAGATTCGGATGGCCGGTGATGGTGACCGCGTCGTACGATTCCGGCGCCCCCAGATACGCTTCCATGTGCAGCGTAATAAGCGGCGTGCCGTCTTTGCCGTGTCCGATGCCGTCCTGCACCAGACCGCACACCCGGCCGGCACCCACGGTGAGGTACTCGCTGGCCACCGGGTTCTCCGCCACCTTGGGTCTGATCGTGTCGGTGATCTTGCCGAGTTTCCAGCCGAGGCTGTCGGCGATCATGGCGATGGACTCCGTCAGGCCGACGTGGCGAACGGTCCCGCCGGCGACGCGCTTCTCGAACTCCGCGACGCTGAGGCCGGCCCCGATCTTCTGCTGAAACGGAAGCCGCCGGACGCCGGCGTCCTGGATCCGGTCGACCCGTACGGCGTCGACGCGCTCGCAGGCGCCGGTGAGCATGATCGGCAGGCTGTCCATGACGAACCCGGGGTTCACGCCGGTGCCGACGATCGCCACCTTGGCTTTCTTGGCGAGCGCGTCGATCCGCCTCGCCAGCGGACGGTTCGTGCGGTACGGGTAGGCCAACTCTTCCGTCGTCGAGACGATGGGGACGCGCAGCCTGAGCACCGTCTCGATCTGGGGCATCGCGGCGCGGAGGGAGCTTCGGGTGCAGAGCATGACGACGTCGGGCTTGGATGTCTTGATGGCCGCCACGGGATCGTTCATCACCCGCGCGCCGAGCCGGCGGCCCAACCCCGCGATTTCGCCGAGGTCTTTGCCTACCTTCGCCGGGTCGATGTCGATGCCGCCGACGACCTTGAAGCCCTTGCGGGCGGCAACCTGTCGGAGAATGCCGATCCCGATGGGGCCGAGTCCGTAGTGCGCAACGCGAATTGCCATGCCCGATCACCCCCCGTGAATAATCGGCCACGGACGGTGCGCCGTCAAGAAACACGACGGGAACGCGGTTTCCCGCATCCCCGTCGTGCGCTTATCGGTAACCTATGCGCGCGTCAGTTGGGCCGGTCGAGGCCGTGCGTCCGGCCGTACTCCGCCAGCGCTTTGCGCATCGCGCGGCGCCCGCGGAACAGCCGGCTCATGACGGTGCCCCGGGGAATCCCGAGCGTCTCGGCGATCTCCTGGTAACTGAACCCCTCCAGGTCGGCCAGCACCACGCAGGCGCGGAATACTTCGGGCAGCTTCATGAGCGCGTCGCGGACCTCGGCCTCCATCACCGTGTCGGCGACGAGCGTCTCCGGCGTCTCGGTCACGACGAACGCCGGATCCTGGCCTTCGATCTCGTCGACGGTCGGCACCGTCCGCGTCGAGGCCCGGTACCGATCGATGTGCGCGTTGTGCAGAATTCGGAACAGCCAGGCCTTCGGGTTGGTCCCGGCGCGATACGTGTGCAGGGACCGCCAGGCGCGGAGAAACGTCTCCTGGACCAGATCCTCCGCGTCCTGCGGCCGCCCCGTGAGCCGAAGGGCAGTACGGTACAGCGGATCGAGGTGCGCCTGCACCATTTCCTCGAGCAGCGCCGCCTCCGGCGAGACGCGCGTGTCGGGCGTGGCCGGCGCGGGATTGGCAAGCCGCCCGCTCGTCAGCAGCGTTCGGAGGACGTCGTTCGAAGCCGAGGTGCGGGCTTCGCGTACCTGTTCCACGATGTTCACCTGCTCTCGAGAAGCGTCAACGTCACCTGTGCCGCCCGCACGGGGTTGACGTTCCCGTAGGTTTTGCTCAACAGCACGGCGCCCTCAAACTGGCTGACCAGCACCGTGGCGACGCGGGTCACGTCGAGATCCTCGCGGAACTCTCCGGCGCGGACGCCCTCGCGCAGACACTCCACAACCGCATCCTCCCATTGCCGGAACAGCCCCGAGAGTCGCTCGCGGAACCTCGGATGACCGCCCGCGAGCTCCGCGGCTAGGTTCCCGAAGGGGCATCCGCGACGGCAGGCGTCCGCTTCGAGGCCGTCGGTTACGGCCGTGAGAAACTGCTCGAGGCGTTGCCGCGCGGGCCGCCGCTCGTCGCGAAGGGTTCCCTCGATCACGCGCGTGCCGAACCTCGCCGCGAGGTAGTCGAGCACGACGAGCCCCAACTCTTCTTTGCTCCGAAAATGGTAGTAGAGGTTGCTCCGGCACACCCCACTCGCGTTGATGATATCGTCGAGCGAGGTCGGCTGAAACCCGTGCTCGTGGAACAGGCGGGCCGCCGCTTCCAGGATACGCTCGCGATTGCCACAATTTCGTCGCATCGTCAACCACCTGAGCCGCCTGCGCACGCCCGCGGAGATCTCCGCCGGACCGTCCGCCCAGGACTAGGACTGACCCGTCCTAGTAAATCTTAAGTTATTTGCTAAAGAATGTCAATTCCAGCCATGGCGTCGAGGGTGTCCCACGCGCAGGGCACACGACGCGGCTAAGGCGCGGGATGGCGGCCGGCGAGCAGCGACTCCGCCGCCCGGCGCCAAATCGTACGGTCGAGCTGCACGCCCGGGAACTTGCCGAGGATCCGGCCGTCGGCGTCGATGAAGAACGTCTCCGGCACGCCCGTTGTCCCGAACAGCCGTCCCACGCCGCCGTCCGGGTCGCGCAGGTTGAGGTAGGCGACGCCGTACCGCGCCAGAAAGGCGCGCGCCGGCGCCTCAAGGTCCTGCGTATCCACCCCGACGACAACGAGGCCGCGGTCGCGGTAATCCCGCGCGAGCCCGACGAGCAGCGGCGCCTCATCCCGGCACGGACCGCACCACGACGCCCAGAAGTTCAGCACGACGGCGCGGCCGCGCAGATCGCGCAGCGCCACCTGCCGCGGCGGCTGCCCCGCCCCGCCGCCGGGCGCGCCGGCCGGCGTGATCGTCCTCAGCATGACCGCAGGCACCGGCGGGGCTTCGCCGCGCGCGATGGCCGCGCCGATCGCGAGGGCGCGTTCGCGGCGCACCGAGGCCGCGGCGAGCAGCGCGATGAGCGCGAGCACCGGCAGCAGCATCGCGGCCCACCTCACCCAGCGCGGGCGGTTCACGGCGCACCTACCGCGGAAACGAGCCCGAGGACCTGCAGTGCGTACACGTAGAACGCCGCGTTCCACGCAAACGGCACCTCCGACGAGTACCATCGCCGCGACAGCGGCAGGCCGCCCGGCAGGTAGACTTCGTTCACCGCGCCGGCGCGCACGTACCATGAACCGATGCGCTCGAGATCACGCACGGCGGACGCCCGGTCGCCGTGCCGCGCCTTGTTGATCGCGTTGAGCGTGCCGAGCCACGGCCAGATCAGCGTCCGGTGGTAGTCGGGAATACCGGCGAGATAGTACATCGGGTACACCTGCCACCACGGATACAC
This window encodes:
- a CDS encoding ArgE/DapE family deacylase, with product MLARIDSLREILVEDLAAVVRIPTVVGHEGPGQAWIAERYRALRLETHAVPVDFEAVRRHRAYCGWRAGAAAYENRPNVVGVLEGDSGARSLILNGHMDVVSAEPESAWTYGPWTPAVVDGRMYGRGANDMKAGLVSNYVALRAILESGLRPRGTVQLHSTIEEEAGGGGGALALLLAGYTADGFIATEPCRHGIRIGNGGIMYFRVRVEGKTAHAGNAHLGVNAALKAAPILLALGRLDEARAKRHEGSPFAEGSRGRACHLSVGSVRSGDWPSTVAGWAEIEARVGYLPGETREGVRAEVETACRQAVEHDPWMRDHPPAIEWFGWDAEPWQEDPRQPFITTLQEAGTEVLGRPIETFSRTSGVDSRFPHYFGFPGVCWGHRGDNNHAVDEWTDLESVVQSTKVIALMIMKWCGVVPA
- a CDS encoding DUF5996 family protein, with the translated sequence MTNEAWPALPLAAWQGTYDTLHMWTQIVGKVRLELTPRVNHWWEVALYLTSRGLTTTPIPYTGGTFDATFDFFDHRLVFQTSGGRTETIALRPVPVADFYREVMAALRRLEIGVRISTKPQEYPNPIPFEKDTVHASYDPEYAHRCWRIMLGADEILKRFRGRFIGKASPVHVFWGGFDLAATRFSGRRNTTLPATADKVTREGYSHEVSSAGWWPGSGSLTAPAFYSYAAPEPEGFRDARIPAPAYYSAEFNNFLLPYDEVRSAPDPRTMVLDFLQSTYEAAANLGRWDRDALEYR
- a CDS encoding succinate dehydrogenase/fumarate reductase iron-sulfur subunit, which gives rise to MIVRVRRFDPADGRRPRWQTYAVEARPMMSVLDALFWILESRDPTLAFRYSCRAGMCGSCAMVINGRENLACQRRLADLRAPVTVEPLRSLPVVRDLLVDLAPFFDKYRAVDPFYVGGSGPLGGPAPEPAVVPPGDPVRGVIDRQIDCISCGACYSACPVVGIVPEFLGPAALNRAYAIAADARDAAGAERLRRISEDGGAYGCHSVGNCVTACPVGVNPLLSIQLLRKGAVHR
- a CDS encoding FAD-binding protein, which encodes MTAASWETLPCDILILGSGGAGLMAALHAYDAAPRLRVVVASKGLVGKSGCTRLVQGGFNVALDPRDSPELHFRDTILGGQFLNDQDLAWALVSEAPEIVRRLETKIGVFFDRREDGRIHQKAFAGQSFDRTVHRGDLTGIEIVSRLHDQLFARDIRLLDETRAVALLHDRAGSRIAGALLLRHATGEFVLAHARVVILAAGGGPRMYTFSAPSLEKTGDGYAMAYRAGCDLVDMEMMQFHPTGLLAGASRLSGMVLEEGLRGAGAHLLNARGERFMVRYDAERMERATRDVVARASYLEIMAGRGTPAGGVLLDASHLGAEFVLRNFPGMARRCAEVGYDLARRPVEVTPTAHFHMGGVRIDPECGTALPGLLVAGEDAGGVHGANRLGGNGVAESCVFGTRAGLAAARLAGEGAAVAPDEREAEDAFRGATAPLGRDGGESAFAIRDELQGAMWLGAGLVRDETGLRRVLDTIEALEARLGRAGAPAGVRANLAWQQVLDVGNLLLAARLTATAALYRRESRGSHARRDFPERDDAQWLVNIHQAIGREPWTESVRLSRLRPEDLMARTAPP
- a CDS encoding fumarate hydratase C-terminal domain-containing protein is translated as MEHRLRTPLTEDVVRRLRTGDAVTLDGIIWGIRDATLIRIFDHGQPPPADLRGGVLLHVAPNVRRSATAPSGYEPMTVGTTTSARMDRFTRGLMRDYGIRGIIGKGGLAEDSSAAFREYGGAYFAIVGGAASVETEQVEAIEHVYWEDLMPECLWEFRVRAFGPLTVAMDAEGASLYRDVARTAQQRLAEIYAKLGLAP
- a CDS encoding fumarate hydratase, with amino-acid sequence MESAAALTNADALFEDLGRRLYVESQIDIPPDVRQALRDAAARETQPGARGMLTTMLRAMDVSDRKHTLVCQDTGIPIFWITIGRGIAIDGAAMLDALRRGVERATRETPLRSSIVSPIARQNRQTSSGDGVPVFHIEFSSAIDHIDIVMMPKGSGSESMSFLKMLLPADGEAGIKKFVLETCVAAGGRPCPPTIVGVGIGGSSDLCMTLAKKATLRPVGERHSDPKIAALEAELRDAINSTGIGPMGLGGDTTVLDVHIEAAWTHITLNPVAVNMQCWRGERRRARVYPDGRVEIGY
- a CDS encoding dihydrodipicolinate reductase; the protein is MAIRVAHYGLGPIGIGILRQVAARKGFKVVGGIDIDPAKVGKDLGEIAGLGRRLGARVMNDPVAAIKTSKPDVVMLCTRSSLRAAMPQIETVLRLRVPIVSTTEELAYPYRTNRPLARRIDALAKKAKVAIVGTGVNPGFVMDSLPIMLTGACERVDAVRVDRIQDAGVRRLPFQQKIGAGLSVAEFEKRVAGGTVRHVGLTESIAMIADSLGWKLGKITDTIRPKVAENPVASEYLTVGAGRVCGLVQDGIGHGKDGTPLITLHMEAYLGAPESYDAVTITGHPNLTSRVQGGFHGDVVTASIVVNTIPKIRTAPPGLRTMRDMPLPSFFGGH
- a CDS encoding sigma-70 family RNA polymerase sigma factor, which encodes MEQVREARTSASNDVLRTLLTSGRLANPAPATPDTRVSPEAALLEEMVQAHLDPLYRTALRLTGRPQDAEDLVQETFLRAWRSLHTYRAGTNPKAWLFRILHNAHIDRYRASTRTVPTVDEIEGQDPAFVVTETPETLVADTVMEAEVRDALMKLPEVFRACVVLADLEGFSYQEIAETLGIPRGTVMSRLFRGRRAMRKALAEYGRTHGLDRPN
- a CDS encoding TetR family transcriptional regulator C-terminal domain-containing protein produces the protein MRRNCGNRERILEAAARLFHEHGFQPTSLDDIINASGVCRSNLYYHFRSKEELGLVVLDYLAARFGTRVIEGTLRDERRPARQRLEQFLTAVTDGLEADACRRGCPFGNLAAELAGGHPRFRERLSGLFRQWEDAVVECLREGVRAGEFREDLDVTRVATVLVSQFEGAVLLSKTYGNVNPVRAAQVTLTLLESR
- a CDS encoding TlpA disulfide reductase family protein, yielding MNRPRWVRWAAMLLPVLALIALLAAASVRRERALAIGAAIARGEAPPVPAVMLRTITPAGAPGGGAGQPPRQVALRDLRGRAVVLNFWASWCGPCRDEAPLLVGLARDYRDRGLVVVGVDTQDLEAPARAFLARYGVAYLNLRDPDGGVGRLFGTTGVPETFFIDADGRILGKFPGVQLDRTIWRRAAESLLAGRHPAP